In Quercus robur chromosome 11, dhQueRobu3.1, whole genome shotgun sequence, the following proteins share a genomic window:
- the LOC126707563 gene encoding plasma membrane ATPase 4 produces MEGISLEQIKNETVDLEKVPIEEVFAQLKCTHEGLSTAEGESRLQIFGPNKLEEKKESKFLKFLGFMWNPLSWVMESAAIMAIALANGGGKPPDWQDFVGIFALLVINSTISFIEENNAGNAAAALMAGLAPKTKVLRDGKWSEEEAAILVPGDIISVKLGDIIPADARLLEGDPLKVDQSALTGESLPVTKNPGDEIFSGSTCKQGEIEAVVIATGVHTFFGKAAHLVDSTQNVGHFQLVLSSIGNFCICSIAIGMIIEIIVMYPIQHRQYRKGIDNLLVLLIGGIPIAMPTVLSVTMAIGSHKLSQQGAITKRMTAIEEMAGMDVLCSDKTGTLTLNKLSVDRNLVEVFAKGVDKDHVILLAARASRTENQDAIDAAIVGMLADPKEARAGIREVHFFPFNPVDKRTALTYVDDEGNWHRASKGAPEQILTLCNCKEDFKRKAFSVIDKFAERGLRSLAIARQVVPEKTKESPGSPWQFVGLLPLFDPPRHDSAETIRQALNLGVNVKMITGDQLAIAKETGRRLGMGTNMYPSASLLGQHKDESIAGLPVEELIEKADGFAGVFPEHKYEIVKKLQESKHICGMTGDGVNDAPALKKADIGIAVADATDAARGASDIVLTEPGLSVIISAVLTSRAIFQRMKNYTIYAVSITIRIVFGFMLIALIWKFDFSPFMVLIIAILNDGTIMTISKDRVVPSPLPDSWKLKEIFATGVVLGGYLALMTVIFFWLMHETDFFPEKFGVRHIKDDTDQMMAALYLQVSIVSQALIFVTRSRSWSYVERPGSLLLSAFCIAQLIATIIAVYADWSFAKIKGMGWGWAGVIWLYSIIFYIPLDFIKFAIRYILSGKAWTNMIENKTAFTTKKDYGKEEREAQWAHAQRTLHGLQPPETTNLFHEKNSYRELSEIAEQAKRRAEVARLRELHTLKGHVESVVKLKGLDIDTIQQHYTV; encoded by the exons ATGGAGGGTATCAGCCTTGAGCAAATAAAGAACGAGACTGTTGATCTg GAAAAGGTCCCCATTGAGGAAGTGTTTGCGCAGTTAAAATGTACACACGAAGGTTTGAGCACGGCAGAAGGAGAAAGCCGGCTTCAAATATTTGGACCCAACAAACTAGAAGAGAAAAAG GAAAGCAAATTTCTCAAGTTTCTGGGGTTCATGTGGAATCCCCTATCATGGGTCATGGAATCTGCTGCTATAATGGCTATTGCATTGGCAAATGGTGGCGGAAAGCCCCCAGATTGGCAAGACTTTGTGGGTATTTTTGCCCTGCTTGTCATCAACTCCACCATCAGTTTTATTGAGGAAAACAATGCCGGGAATGCTGCTGCGGCTCTCATGGCTGGTCTTGCTCCTAAGACTAAG GTGCTTAGGGATGGTAAATGGAGCGAGGAGGAAGCTGCAATTCTGGTTCCAGGAGACATCATTAGTGTCAAATTGGGAGACATCATCCCTGCTGATGCTCGTCTTCTTGAGGGTGATCCTTTAAAGGTTGATCAGTCTGCCCTCACTGGTGAATCACTTCCCGTGACCAAGAATCCAGGAGATGAAATTTTCTCTGGCTCAACTTGTAAGCAAGGTGAAATTGAAGCTGTAGTTATTGCTACTGGTGTTCATACTTTCTTTGGGAAGGCAGCACATCTTGTGGATAGCACACAAAATGTTGGACACTTCCAGTTGGTGCTTTCTTCTATTGGGAATTTCTGTATTTGTTCCATTGCAATTGGAATGATTATTGAGATCATAGTCATGTACCCGATTCAGCACCGCCAGTATAGAAAAGGAATTGACAATCTTCTGGTTCTCTTGATTGGAGGCATCCCCATTGCCATGCCCACTGTCTTGTCTGTGACAATGGCCATTGGGTCTCACAAACTGTCTCAGCAGGGCGCCATCACTAAGCGAATGACTGCAATTGAAGAGATGGCTGGTATGGATGTACTTTGCAGTGACAAGACAGGGACACTAACACTCAACAAACTTAGTGTTGACAGAAACTTAGTTGAGGTGTTTGCAAAGGGAGTAGATAAGGACCATGTGATCTTGCTTGCTGCAAGGGCTTCTAGAACTGAAAACCAGGATGCCATTGATGCTGCCATTGTTGGAATGCTTGCTGACCCTAAGGAG GCTCGGGCTGGTATTAGAGAGGTGCACTTCTTTCCATTCAATCCTGTGGACAAGAGAACTGCTTTGACATATGTTGATGACGAGGGAAATTGGCACCGAGCAAGCAAAGGTGCCCCTGAGCAG ATCCTGACCCTTTGCAACTGCAAAGAGGATTTTAAGAGGAAGGCTTTTTCTGTTATCGATAAGTTTGCTGAGCGTGGACTTCGATCATTGGCTATTGCTAGACAG GTAGTTCCAGAGAAAACTAAGGAAAGTCCTGGCAGTCCATGGCAGTTTGTTGGTTTGTTGCCCCTCTTTGATCCTCCAAGACATGACAGTGCAGAAACCATCCGCCAGGCTCTCAATCTTGGTGTTAATGTCAAGATGATTACTg GTGATCAACTCGCCATAGCAAAGGAAACTGGCCGTAGACTTGGAATGGGAACAAACATGTACCCATCTGCTTCTTTACTAGGGCAACACAAGGATGAAAGCATTGCTGGCCTTCCTGTTGAAGAGTTAATTGAAAAGGCAGATGGATTTGCTGGAGTATTTCCAG AGCACAAATATGAAATTGTGAAGAAGTTGCAAGAGAGCAAGCACATTTGTGGAATGACTGGAGATGGTGTCAATGATGCCCCTGCTTTGAAGAAGGCAGATATTGGAATAGCCGTTGCTGATGCTACCGATGCTGCAAGAGGTGCATCTGACATTGTTCTGACAGAACCTGGGTTGAGTGTTATTATCAGTGCAGTGCTGACTAGCAGAGCTATATTCCAAAGAATGAAGAACTACACA ATTTATGCAGTCTCCATCACCATTCGTATAGTG TTTGGTTTCATGCTCATTGCTCTGATATGGAAATTTGACTTCTCTCCATTCATGGTTCTGATCATTGCCATTCTAAATGATG gAACAATTATGACAATCTCAAAGGATAGAGTGGTGCCATCTCCTCTGCCAGATAGCTGGAAACTGAAGGAGATATTTGCTACAGGGGTTGTTCTTGGAGGTTACTTGGCATTGATGACTGTCATATTCTTCTGGTTAATGCATGAAACTGACTTCTTCCCT GAGAAATTTGGTGTGAGACACATAAAGGATGACACTGATCAAATGATGGCTGCTTTATACCTGCAAGTGAGTATTGTGAGCCAGGCCCTCATATTTGTGACTCGATCACGCAGCTGGTCCTATGTTGAACGCCCTGGAAGTCTCTTACTCAGTGCGTTCTGTATTGCACAATTG ATTGCAACTATCATAGCTGTATATGCCGACTGGAGCTTTGCAAAGATAAAAGGAATGGGTTGGGGATGGGCTGGAGTCATCTGGCTTTACAGTATCATCTTCTATATTCCACTTGACTTCATAAAGTTTGCCATCCGCTACATCCTAAGTGGGAAGGCTTGGACAAACATGATAGAAAACAAg ACTGCCTTTACCACCAAGAAAGAttatggaaaggaagagagagaagctCAATGGGCTCATGCTCAAAGGACCTTACATGGGCTTCAACCACCAGAAACTACTAATCTCTTCCATGAGAAGAACAGCTACAGGGAGCTGTCTGAGATTGCTGAGCAGGCCAAGCGACGAGCTGAGGTTGCAAG GCTTCGGGAGCTTCACACACTCAAGGGGCATGTTGAGTCAGTGGTGAAGCTGAAAGGACTGGACATTGATACAATCCAGCAGCATTACACAGTGTGA